In a genomic window of Epinephelus fuscoguttatus linkage group LG23, E.fuscoguttatus.final_Chr_v1:
- the znf219 gene encoding zinc finger protein 219: MDSPPECVLSLSCEQPQSPPTLPSLDHSPQASSPHTQLSLPDSPVVLPIQSPEPSPQSPDTTPYFPLSPFPLHEDNNNNNHHDIDEEDDEEGLDGVPPSPTPAVALFPGGGGQEAGCSPCLDSSPPATPSAPALGFGALELALSSGPSGNCNDELDLQLFQKDTVTRAIPGVGAASSGPALRFPCHVCGKRFRFQSILSLHARAHSLDRDRRASALYRTGLPSAPLKQHLKIQQNHKDLIPNHRSHPNQRILPGTLIQHLTEEEDDEVKGLDDGLHTDQNPNFLLDDSTPLTPPLTEDPVSVTPPYSSTIGEGASTPSAPTFRCHACKGKFRTASELARHVRILHNPYKCTLCPFSASQEESLASHLQECHPSPEVPALPPAFNSRAVIATPDTPVPTPTHTPAPTPSTPQVTVVATAAASPTLPAFRCDTCGQRFTQSWFLKGHMRKHKDSLDHKCQVCGRGFKEPWFLKNHMKVHLNKLGLKAGLGTLGGPGGAEQQAKGSANNQSLNALYSSLLLAQQRGGRGGQGRSERETGSRMGMGSSKSAILGYLGLPSDGSGASCMERLQAVAQVAEMGNGGGGGSGEGGPGRGGGATRGGSTGETTASISEGGDQATWWQLVARSLAVAQQQQQQRPQQRGQQHSQRGPGRSSVITEAEQVRAYLGGLDPREESGGAGGPWECPDCGKLFRSLQQVVVHARVHTQRPQKGGGGGEEEGSRRAAGLGRGGSGEVRQESQLHGGGSQQTGEVRQESKLHSGGSQQAGAATGFHSVISSFKGENGLTAVSSIPSVPTRERVRGRGIKDCPYCGKAFRSSHHLKVHLRVHTGERPYKCPHCDYAGTQSGSLKYHLQRHHREQRNALSASSNSSSSGLTSTINSLTSGTSGLAKQRRSQLNHCPVNRGPTDAPTSRPSQQSWLLGLPDQREHRKALAALRDVDLETQYRYLSGVMGALYQGGMEGGWIRESPPPKAPKVSRRKPLTTSRMVQPSSDKDGPASSTQEGGFEPLDLSRRPSPGLGGMEEDGGMSVGEGGGVSGGDGIGDSSTGVKLSQCLFCPFRTSSAELMAMHLQVNHTSKSRRKRAPSTALDDDGAPKATKHRMDQPDLDSLTIWRHATEAESQAPLGEWSSMQAKTLNGLSEDTEDHLDDILDHPDVASVSKNVRDALVFKGKMEGDEEEQEEELEENLENSSLEDSEDQDLRMSLALSPALSSNHMVGEEERVLTD, translated from the exons ATGGATTCTCCGCCAGAGTGTGTGTTGTCTCTTTCTTGTGAGCAGCCCCAGTCTCCCCCGACACTGCCGTCCCTGGACCACAGCCCCCAGGCCTCTTCTCCTCACACCCAGCTCTCTCTACCTGACAGCCCAGTCGTGCTGCCCATTCAAAGCCCCGAACCTTCCCCCCAGAGCCCGGACACCACGCCTtatttccccctctctcccttcccCCTCCACgaggacaacaacaacaacaatcaccaCGATATTGATGAAGAAGATGACGAGGAAGGGTTGGATGGAGTACCTCCATCCCCGACCCCTGCGGTGGCTCTGTTCCCAGGAGGAGGGGGACAAGAGGCTGGGTGCAGCCCTTGCTTGGACTCCTCTCCTCCAGCCACACCATCCGCTCCGGCCCTTGGGTTTGGAGCCCTGGAGCTGGCCCTCTCATCTGGGCCGAGTGGAAACTGCAACGACGAGCTAGACCTCCAGCTGTTTCAGAAAGATACTGTCACCAGGGCGATACCTGGAGTGGGAGCGGCTTCATCGGGGCCGGCACTCAGGTTTCCCTGTCACGTATGTGGGAAGAGATTCCGATTCCAAAGCATTTTGTCTCTTCACGCACGAGCTCACAGTCTGGACCGAGACCGCCGAGCTTCAGCCCTGTACCGTACTGGACTCCCCTCAGCACCTCTAAAGCAGCACCTCAAAATCCAACAGAACCACAAAGACTTAATCCCGAATCACAGAAGTCACCCAAACCAGCGTATACTGCCAGGGACTCTCATCCAGCATCTcacagaagaagaggatgaTGAGGTCAAAGGTCTAGATGACGGCCTACACACAGACCAGAACCCAAACTTTTTGCTGGATGACAGCACACCTCTGACCCCTCCACTTACAGAGGACCCTGTTTCTGTGACCCCTCCCTATTCCTCTACCATTGGGGAGGGTGCATCTACTCCTTCAGCACCCACGTTCCGCTGCCACGCCTGCAAAGGAAAATTCCGCACGGCTTCGGAGTTGGCACGCCACGTCCGCATTCTCCACAACCCGTATAAATGCACTCTTTGTCCTTTCTCTGCCAGCCAAGAGGAGAGCCTGGCATCTCACTTGCAGGAGTGCCACCCTTCCCCTGAGGTACCTGCTCTGCCGCCGGCCTTCAATTCCAGGGCGGTCATTGCAACCCCAGATACTCCTGTGCCCACCCCGACCCATACCCCAGCCCCGACCCCAAGTACCCCGCAGGTGACAGTGGTAGCTACAGCAGCTGCGTCCCCTACACTGCCAGCATTTCGCTGTGATACTTGTGGACAGCGGTTTACCCAGTCTTGGTTCCTGAAGGGACACATGCGAAAGCACAAGGACTCCTTGGACCATAAGTGCCAAGTATGCGGCCGTGGCTTCAAAGAGCCTTGGTTCCTCAAAAACCACATGAAAGTACATCTCAACAAGCTTGGGCTGAAGGCTGGGCTGGGAACCCTTGGGGGACCGGGAGGTGCAGAGCAGCAAGCCAAAGGCTCTGCTAATAATCAGTCTCTCAACGCCCTCTATTCAAGCCTCCTTCTGGCACAGCAAAGAGGTGGGAGAGGTGGACAAGGAAGATCAGAGAGGGAAACTGGAAGCAGAATGGGGATGGGCTCGAGCAAGTCAGCCATCCTGGGATACCTCGGGCTGCCCAGTGATGGGAGTGGGGCCAGCTGCATGGAGAGACTTCAAGCAGTGGCTCAGGTGGCAGAGATGGgcaatggtggtggtggtggctcaGGAGAAGGAGGcccaggaagaggagggggagcaACTAGAGGCGGCAGCACCGGTGAAACTACCGCATCAATCTCAGAAGGAGGTGACCAGGCAACTTGGTGGCAGCTGGTGGCTCGCAGCCTGGCTGtagctcagcagcagcagcagcagaggcccCAGCAGCGAGGCCAGCAGCACAGCCAGCGAGGCCCCGGTCGGAGCTCTGTGATCACAGAGGCCGAGCAAGTCAGAGCCTACCTCGGAGGCCTGGATCCAAGAGAGGAGTCTGGCGGAGCTGGAGGGCCCTGGGAATGCCCAGACTGTGGAAAGCTATTCCGCAGTCTGCAGCAGGTGGTGGTTCATGCTCGCGTTCACACTCAGAGGCCCCAGAAAGGAGGCGGCGGTGGCGAAGAGGAGGGGAGTCGTAGAGCAGCAGGGCTTGGAAGAGGAGGCAGCGGTGAAGTGAGACAGGAATCTCAGCTACACGGTGGCGGATCCCAACAAACGGGGGAAGTGAGACAGGAATCAAAACTGCACAGTGGTGGATCACAACAAGCAGGAGCAGCTACGGGGTTTCACTCTGTCATCTCAAGCTTCAAAG GAGAAAATGGCCTGACAGCAGTCTCCTCCATACCTTCAGTTCCCACCAGGGAGCGAGTGCGTGGCAGAGGGATAAAAGACTGCCCCTACTGCGGTAAAGCCTTCCGCTCTTCACACCATCTCAAAGTGCACCTGAGAgttcacacag GTGAGAGACCCTACAAATGTCCCCACTGTGACTATGCGGGCACCCAGTCAGGCTCGCTGAAGTACCACCTCCAGCGGCACCACAGGGAGCAACGCAACGCTTTGTCAGCCTCCTCCAATTCCTCCTCCAGTGGTCTCACCTCCACCATCAACAGTCTGACCTCTGGAACCTCTGGGCTGGCCAAGCAGCGCAGATCACAGCTCAATCACTGCCCGGTGAACCGAGGCCCAACCGACGCCCCCACCTCTCGGCCCAGCCAGCAGTCCTGGCTCTTGGGGCTTCCAGACCAGCGGGAGCATCGGAAGGCCTTGGCAGCTCTAAGGGATGTCGACTTGGAGACCCAGTACAGGTATCTGTCTGGGGTGATGGGAGCTCTTTACCAAGGTGGAATGGAAGGAGGCTGGATCAGGGAGTCTCCCCCACCAAAGGCCCCTAAAGTGTCCCGTCGGAAGCCTCTTACTACCAGTCGAATGGTTCAGCCGTCGAGTGACAAGGACGGACCTGCGTCTTCAACCCAAGAGGGTGGGTTTGAACCCCTGGATTTGTCCCGTCGCCCCTCACCTGGCctgggagggatggaggaggatgGAGGCATGAGTGtaggggagggaggaggtgtCAGTGGCGGGGATGGCATTGGGGATAGCTCAACAGGGGTCAAactgagccagtgtttgttctGCCCGTTCCGTACGTCCTCAGCGGAGCTAATGGCCATGCACCTCCAGGTCAACCACACCAGTAAATCTAGGCGCAAAAGAGCCCCCTCTACCGCCTTGGATGATGATGGAGCCCCAAAGGCCACCAAGCACCGCATGGATCAGCCTGACCTCGACTCTCTGACAATATGGAGGCATGCGACAGAGGCAGAGTCCCAGGCACCTTTGGGGGAATGGTCCTCAATGCAGGCCAAGACCCTGAATGGGCTCTCTGAGGATACAGAGGACCATCTGGATGACATCCTCGACCATCCGGACGTGGCCTCTGTATCCAAGAATGTCAGAGACGCTCTGGTGTTCAAGGGGAAGATGGAGGGGGATGAGGAAGAGCAAGAGGAGGAGTTGGAAGAGAATTTGGAGAACAGCAGTCTGGAGGACTCAGAGGACCAGGATCTGAGGATGTCTCTTGCTCTTTCACCAGCTCTGAGCTCCAACCACATggtgggagaggaggaaagagtcTTAACAGATTAA